In a genomic window of Croceibacterium sp. TMG7-5b_MA50:
- a CDS encoding pilus assembly protein CpaE, producing MNAPWKPQAGRDEFAAFVCDDPTLDRVRSAAVSLGFSPEKCVRGGLRNAVQTLAVSTSPAILLVDLSDCVDPLHEIHGLAEVCEPGTVVVALGQANDVRLYRALLASGLHDYLLKPATADQLAEVLDGARTSLVAPKAAASDAERPHSSIAVIGARGGVGASTIATSIAWASSTAGGMSTALLDLDVHWGTAALAFDLEPGRGLTDAIENPERIDGLFIERAMIRPSQNLAILSSEAALSATLATDGTAFVQLLDEFRQGFGRTVIDLPRGLMINFPQVLAGVGTVVLVTDLTLAGARDTIRILAWLRGHAPGAQPVIVANRTGPGLGEIGRAEFETTIEGKIAHLIPLDTKTAGTAAKLGQCLAEAAKGSKTGAALTALQATIDAAASDGTDDDGTLLLSGPGAKPRFDFKALLARAGGKAGNKPKAKPGTKVAAS from the coding sequence GTGAACGCGCCTTGGAAGCCGCAGGCCGGCCGTGACGAATTTGCCGCCTTCGTGTGCGACGACCCCACGCTCGACCGCGTCCGTTCCGCCGCGGTCTCGCTTGGCTTCTCGCCGGAGAAATGCGTGCGCGGCGGCCTGCGCAACGCGGTGCAGACGCTTGCCGTCAGCACCAGCCCGGCGATCCTGCTGGTGGACCTGTCCGATTGCGTCGATCCCCTGCACGAGATCCATGGCCTGGCGGAGGTGTGCGAACCCGGCACGGTCGTCGTGGCGCTCGGCCAAGCGAACGATGTCCGGCTGTATCGCGCCCTGCTGGCCAGCGGGCTGCACGACTACCTGCTGAAACCCGCCACCGCCGACCAGTTGGCGGAGGTGCTGGACGGCGCCCGTACCTCCCTTGTCGCGCCCAAGGCTGCGGCCTCGGATGCGGAGCGGCCGCACAGCAGCATCGCCGTGATCGGCGCGCGCGGCGGGGTCGGCGCCTCGACCATCGCCACCTCGATCGCGTGGGCGTCCAGCACGGCCGGCGGCATGTCCACCGCGCTGCTCGACCTCGATGTCCATTGGGGCACCGCGGCACTCGCCTTCGACCTGGAACCGGGTCGCGGCCTCACCGATGCGATCGAGAACCCGGAGCGTATCGATGGCCTGTTCATCGAACGCGCGATGATCCGCCCCAGCCAGAACCTCGCCATCCTCTCCTCAGAGGCGGCGCTGTCCGCCACGCTGGCGACCGATGGTACGGCATTCGTGCAATTGCTGGACGAGTTCCGGCAGGGGTTCGGCCGAACGGTGATCGACCTGCCGCGTGGCCTGATGATCAACTTCCCGCAGGTGCTGGCGGGTGTCGGCACCGTGGTGCTGGTGACCGACCTGACGCTGGCCGGCGCACGCGACACGATCCGCATCCTCGCCTGGCTGCGCGGCCACGCGCCGGGGGCGCAGCCGGTGATCGTCGCCAATCGCACAGGCCCAGGCCTGGGGGAGATCGGCCGTGCGGAGTTCGAGACCACGATCGAGGGCAAGATCGCCCATCTGATTCCGCTCGACACCAAGACGGCCGGCACCGCGGCCAAGCTGGGTCAATGCCTGGCGGAAGCGGCCAAGGGCAGCAAGACGGGTGCCGCGCTCACCGCCTTGCAGGCGACGATCGATGCTGCCGCCAGCGATGGGACTGATGACGACGGCACGCTGCTGCTGAGCGGACCGGGCGCGAAGCCCAGGTTTGACTTCAAGGCGCTGCTCGCCCGCGCCGGCGGCAAGGCTGGCAACAAGCCGAAGGCGAAGCCCGGCACCAAGGTGGCGGCGTCCTGA
- a CDS encoding CpaD family pilus assembly lipoprotein, with the protein MPPTRSTRSWQRRAMLNPSLLILPLIAGLTACSTTADGGPVNRSLYSVHQPVVDRTTYTLDLAVGAGGMRPGEEARLDAWLGALGTAPGDTLALDGPADRAALGQIAAVTGRHGLLAGASVPAIGTVPPGSIRVAVTRHRAYVPGCPDWTDRTASQLDNRTSNNYGCGVNGNMAAMVADPQDLLRGRSDTGNTQVMTANRGIDAWRKRTPGAAGELPRATSAGGVSGGGQ; encoded by the coding sequence ATGCCGCCGACCCGATCGACCCGTTCCTGGCAACGCCGGGCCATGCTCAACCCGTCGCTTCTGATCCTGCCGCTGATCGCCGGCCTCACGGCCTGTTCGACCACCGCCGATGGCGGACCGGTCAACCGCTCGCTCTATTCGGTCCACCAGCCGGTCGTCGACCGCACCACCTATACGCTGGACCTGGCCGTCGGGGCCGGCGGCATGCGGCCTGGGGAGGAGGCACGGCTCGATGCGTGGCTCGGCGCGCTTGGTACGGCGCCGGGCGATACGCTTGCGCTCGACGGGCCGGCGGATCGCGCCGCGCTGGGCCAGATCGCCGCCGTGACCGGCCGGCATGGCCTGCTGGCGGGCGCGTCCGTGCCGGCTATCGGCACCGTACCGCCCGGGTCGATCCGCGTGGCGGTGACCCGCCACCGCGCCTATGTCCCCGGCTGCCCCGACTGGACGGATCGGACCGCCAGCCAGCTGGATAACCGGACTTCCAACAATTACGGTTGCGGCGTGAACGGCAACATGGCCGCCATGGTGGCCGATCCGCAGGATCTGCTCCGCGGCCGCAGCGACACCGGCAACACGCAGGTCATGACCGCCAATCGCGGGATCGATGCCTGGCGCAAGCGGACCCCCGGCGCGGCAGGCGAACTGCCCCGTGCCACCAGCGCCGGCGGCGTCAGCGGAGGTGGCCAGTGA
- a CDS encoding type II secretion system F family protein, with translation MDPFDLLLMTGMVVGAILVGATMLTGSNPGKHAQRRLQAVRLRHSDSAQARVESQLKKAIAARQPRTGADGTQSRIAALALRLERSGTGWTVQGYLRASAIVGVLVAAFAWFETGAFLLALILGVAAGLGLPHLVLGRMITRRLAAFTARFPDALELLVRGLRSGLPVSETLTVIANEVPGPVGKEFRTVVDGIRIGRSMEEALQVVADRLATAEFQFFVITIAIQRETGGNLAETLSNLAEVLRKRAQMKLKIKALSSESKASAYIVGALPFVVFGMISFINPGYVEPFASDQRLTVIGLGAMVWMGLGVFIMAKMVSFEI, from the coding sequence ATGGACCCGTTCGACCTGCTGCTGATGACCGGCATGGTGGTGGGCGCCATCCTGGTCGGCGCCACCATGCTGACCGGCAGCAATCCCGGAAAGCATGCCCAGCGTCGGTTGCAGGCCGTCCGGCTGCGCCATTCGGACAGTGCGCAGGCACGGGTGGAATCGCAGCTGAAGAAGGCGATCGCCGCGCGTCAGCCGCGCACCGGGGCGGACGGTACGCAGTCGCGCATCGCCGCGCTGGCGCTCCGGCTGGAGCGTAGCGGCACCGGCTGGACGGTGCAGGGTTACCTGCGAGCTTCGGCCATCGTCGGCGTGCTCGTCGCCGCTTTCGCCTGGTTCGAAACTGGCGCCTTCCTGCTGGCGCTGATCCTCGGGGTGGCGGCTGGCCTCGGCCTGCCGCATCTCGTGCTCGGCCGCATGATCACGCGCCGCCTGGCCGCATTCACCGCCCGCTTCCCCGATGCGCTGGAGCTGCTGGTGCGTGGTCTGCGCTCCGGCCTGCCGGTCAGCGAGACGCTGACCGTCATCGCGAACGAGGTGCCCGGCCCCGTCGGCAAGGAGTTCCGCACGGTGGTCGACGGCATCCGCATCGGCCGCTCCATGGAAGAGGCGCTGCAGGTCGTTGCCGACCGCCTCGCCACCGCCGAGTTCCAGTTCTTCGTCATCACCATCGCCATCCAGCGTGAAACCGGCGGCAACCTTGCCGAAACGCTGTCCAACCTGGCCGAAGTGCTGCGCAAGCGCGCCCAGATGAAGCTGAAGATCAAGGCGCTGTCGTCCGAATCCAAGGCGTCCGCCTACATCGTGGGCGCCCTGCCGTTCGTGGTGTTCGGCATGATCTCCTTCATCAATCCAGGCTATGTCGAGCCTTTCGCCAGCGACCAGCGGCTGACCGTGATCGGCCTTGGCGCGATGGTGTGGATGGGCCTCGGCGTCTTCATCATGGCCAAGATGGTCAGCTTCGAGATCTGA